The Candidatus Hydrogenedentota bacterium genome contains the following window.
GCGGTGGTCACGGTCAGGGAGACGCTGTAGGCGCCCGCCGCCGCGTAGGTGTGCTCGGGCGCGGGCAGGCTGCTGGTCTGCCCGTCGCCGAAGACCCACTCCCACGTGGTGATGGGGGCGCCGCCCGGCAGGCTCAGATCAACGAACTGCGTTGTCAGCGGCGCCAGACCCGAGGTCGGCGCGGCCGCGAAGTCCGCCGTCGGCCCGTTCGGGGCGGACACGACGATGAAGTCCGGCTTGGCCAGCACGCCGGTAAGGCCGTTGGTGTCCGTGACCGTCACGGTGACGGAGTAGACGCCCGGCGCGGGGTACGCGTAGACCGGGCTCTTCACCAGGCTCTGCGCGCCGTCGCCGAAGTCCCACTGCCACGACGCCAGCGGGGCGTCGCCGGGCAGCGTGAGGTCGGCGAACTGGATCGGCGTGCCCGTGACCGTCAGGGTCGGGGACGCCGTGAAGTCCACCACCGGCCCGTTCGGGTCGCTCACCGTGATCAGGTCGGTCTTCACCTCGTCGTCCGTGCCGGCCGCCGTGGTGACGGTCAGGGTGACAGTGTAGACCCCGGCCGCGGTGTAGGCGTGGCTCGGGCTCTGGTCCGTGCCGGTCTGGCCGTCGCCGAAGTTCCAGGCCCACGCCGTGATGGGCGTGGATCCCGGCAGGGAATGATCGCCGAAGTAGACCGTCTCGCCGGTCTTGATGGACGTCGGGCCGCTGGTGAACAGCGCCGTCGGGCCGACCGGGTCGGTCACGGTGATGTAATTGCCCTTGGTCTCGATGCTGATGCCCACGCTGGTCTGCACGGTCAGCGAGACCGTGTAGACGCCCGCGCTGGTGAAGGTGTGGACCGGGTTCTGCTCCGTGCTGGTGTAGCCGTCGTTGAAGTTCCACAGCCAGCTCGTGACGGGCTCGGTGCCCGGGGTGGACTGGTCCACGAACTGCACCACCAGGTTGCGCGCGCCCGAGGTGGGCGTGGCGATGAACTGCGCCGTCGGACCGTCGCCCGGGTCGCCGCTCGCGCCCGGCACGTTCACATACGCGCCCGCAGGCACCGTGGTGCTCCAGGTCTGTCCCGGCTCCAGCACGCCGGCCGTGTGCAGCTCGCCGTCAATCAGCATGGCCACGTTCACGCCCACGATGATGCTGACGTTCTCGATGTTCCCGGCCGCGTTCGTGTTGCGGATGAACACCTGGTCGAAGCCGTCAAAGGGCGACGAACCGTCGGCCACGCGAAGGACACGGAACTCCAGGCCGTTCCCGGCGTTGAAGAGCGGGGCTTCCTGCCCGTCGTTCCAGTAGCCCGGCGCGAGCCAGCCCCGGCTTCCGGGGCCGCCGTCCAGCTCGGGAATCACCGGCGTCTTGCCGCCCACATAGGGGTTGAGCGCCTTCAGCAGGGCGTCGTGCGCCGTGGCGCCGCCCACCAGAGCGGCCGTCGCCTTCACGGGCGCGTGCAGCGCGCGCGCCGTCTCGTTCATGTTGGAGATGACGGTGTAGCCGCCGTTGCGGTCCGGATCGCCGTTGAGGGCGTTCGCCCCGCGCAGCGAGGCCGCGCCCGCAACCACCACGGAGCCGTGCAGCTTGACCATGCCGGGCAGGCCGTAGCCGCCCGTGCCGCCCTGGCCGCCGCCGCCGCCGGCCGCGCCGGCCGCGCCCGCGCCGCCCGTGCCGCCCGTGCCGCCGTCGCCGCCCTTGCCGATGCCGACGCCGATGCCGGCCACCGGCACCTGGCCGCCCGCGCTGCCCGCCACGCCGGACTGGCCACCGGTCGGACCCTGCGGGGACGTGCCCGCAGCGCCGCCGCCAGAACCGCCAAGCGGCGTGCCCGCGGAGACGTCGAGCGTGCTGGGGGCGCTGATGCGCAGCAGGCCGCGCGCGGCGAGAACCACCGCGCCGCCGCCGGGCGCGCCCACGCCGCCCTCGCCGCCCAGGCCGCCGGGGGCGCCCGTGCCGCCGGAGCCGCCTATGCCGCCCGTCGCGCCGGCCACGCCGCCCGCCGGGGACGGGGGCCACACATTGCTGTTGTTGCGCGTGCCGTCGCCGCCGATGCCGGGCGCGCCGCCGCCGCCGCCACCACCACCCGCGCTCGTGCGGGTGATGCCGACGCCGAGGAAACCGTCATAAGCGGCACCCCCCCCGCCGCCGCCGCCGGAACCGCCGGAACCGCCACCGCCGCCGCCGCCGCCGCCACCACCGCCGCCGCCCGAGCCGCCGCCGCCGCCGCCGCCGCCCGAACCGGCGACCAGCGTCAGCGAGTTCGCCACATAGGCAAGGCTCTCATAGGCAGCGCTGCCACCCGTGCCGCCGAGCTCGCCCGGGGCGCCGGGCTGCGCCGCGCCGAGCGTGGCGCCCGCGGGCGCGTTGCCGCCGGGATTCGCCCCGCCGTCCGCACCGGCGGAGGGCAGTGCCACAATGCCCCAGCTCACATCGCTGCCCGTGCCGCCCGCGCGCTGCTCGCCGCGCGCGCCGGCGTTGCCCGCCGCGCCGCCGAGCGCCTCGAGACCGCCCGCGCCGCCCTGACCGCGCAGGCCGTTGAGGCCGAAGCCCCTGCCGCCCAGGCCGCCGTCGCCGCCGGAGCTGCCCGACGCGCCGGGCTGGCCGCCCGTGCCCACGGTGCCCGCGAGGCCGGGATAGCCGTTCTCGCCGTTGCCCTGCGCGCCGCGGATGGTGTCCAAACCGCCGCCCCGGCCGCCCGCGCCGCCGATGCCGCCCGTGCCGCCCGCGCCGCCCGGACCGCCGTCGCCGCCCAGACCGCCCGAACCGCCCGCGCCGCCCGCGCCACCGCCCAAAACGCCCGCAGGCACGGTGATGTCAATGCCCCATTCCATGTCGCCGCGCGCGGCGATGGACAGGGGACGCTCGCCGGTGACCGTGATGGTGCCGCCGGAGACGTTCACGTTGTCGAACTCGAAGACGGCCACTTCCTGGCCCGTCTCATAGCGAAGGTCCGTGCGGGCGGTGTAAACCGTGCCGCCCGCATCCATCGTGCCGGGGGCGCCGCCGGTGACGCCGGTGTCCACCACAATCGCGCCGGACGAGAACACCAGGTCGCCCAAGTTCCCGTCGGACTCGTAGATGCTGCCCTCGGAACCCGCGCCCTCGCCGTCGAAGCTCACCTCGACCGGCGTGCCCGCCGGAACCGTCATGGTCCAGTACTGGCCGGGCTGCAGCTCGCCTGTGACACCGCCGTTGCCGCGGATGAGCCGCCGGTTCAGCGCGCCGACCTTCAGCGTCACTTCCTGAAGCGTGCCCGAGGCGCCCGCATTCTTGAGCACCACCTGGTCAAACCCGTCAAAGACACTGGGGAACACCCACCACACCAGGGTGTCCAGCGTGCCCGTTGTGCCCAGGGCGTCCACGTCCGCCTGGTTCCAGAAGGCCGGCACGCACCAGCCGTTGGCGGCGGGGCCGCCCACCAGGCCGGGAATCACCGGACTGTTGCCAAGGGTGTAGGAGTTGAACTCGCGCAGGACGTCGTCGTTGCGCGTCGCGCCCTGGTGCACGTTCGGCGTGCTGAACTGCGGAAGGGCCGCCGACACCAGGTCCGGCCGCATGTTGGAGATCAGCGTGAACTTGCCGTTGTTCTCGGGGGCCGCGCTGCCCGCATTGTCCGCAAGCACCCGGGCGCGGTTGCCCGCGTCCTCCGGAATCTGCACCACGGAGCCCTGCAGCTTGACCATGCCGGGCGCGCCGTAGCCGCCCGCACCGCCCGCGCCGCCCGCGCCGCCAGCCGCGCCCGCGCCGCCGCGGCCGCCCTGGCCGCCGTTGCCGCCGTCACCGCCCGCGCCGCCGAGGAGGAAATCGAACAGTCCGCGCAGGAACTCGGGAATGATGTTGTAGAGCAGGGGCTTGCCGGGCTCGCCGCCCACCCCGCCGGACGCCGGACTGCCGGAAACCGCCGCGCCCCCGTTGGCGATGCCGCCCGCCGCGCCCGCGCCGCCAGACTGGAAGGCGCCCGCGGAAACGTCAATCAACGCGCCCGGGGTCAGGCGCAGCAGCCCCTTGGCCGCCAGCACGATCGCGCCGCCGCCGGGCGCGCCCGAGCCGCCCTGGCCGCCGGAGCCGCCCGCGCCGC
Protein-coding sequences here:
- a CDS encoding PKD domain-containing protein translates to NFASFELFGFTVPETKVGGGGGGGSAGGSTGQGGAGGSGGGGGGVGGGTGSQGATGNAIAGGAGGGGGAGQGDIGGLLGNGGSPGTAGPGGSGGSGGQGGAGGSGGQGGSGAPGGGAIVLAAKGLLRLTPGALIDVSAGAFQSGGAGAAGGIANGGAAVSGSPASGGVGGEPGKPLLYNIIPEFLRGLFDFLLGGAGGDGGNGGQGGRGGAGAAGGAGGAGGAGGYGAPGMVKLQGSVVQIPEDAGNRARVLADNAGSAAPENNGKFTLISNMRPDLVSAALPQFSTPNVHQGATRNDDVLREFNSYTLGNSPVIPGLVGGPAANGWCVPAFWNQADVDALGTTGTLDTLVWWVFPSVFDGFDQVVLKNAGASGTLQEVTLKVGALNRRLIRGNGGVTGELQPGQYWTMTVPAGTPVEVSFDGEGAGSEGSIYESDGNLGDLVFSSGAIVVDTGVTGGAPGTMDAGGTVYTARTDLRYETGQEVAVFEFDNVNVSGGTITVTGERPLSIAARGDMEWGIDITVPAGVLGGGAGGAGGSGGLGGDGGPGGAGGTGGIGGAGGRGGGLDTIRGAQGNGENGYPGLAGTVGTGGQPGASGSSGGDGGLGGRGFGLNGLRGQGGAGGLEALGGAAGNAGARGEQRAGGTGSDVSWGIVALPSAGADGGANPGGNAPAGATLGAAQPGAPGELGGTGGSAAYESLAYVANSLTLVAGSGGGGGGGGSGGGGGGGGGGGGGGSGGSGGGGGGGAAYDGFLGVGITRTSAGGGGGGGGAPGIGGDGTRNNSNVWPPSPAGGVAGATGGIGGSGGTGAPGGLGGEGGVGAPGGGAVVLAARGLLRISAPSTLDVSAGTPLGGSGGGAAGTSPQGPTGGQSGVAGSAGGQVPVAGIGVGIGKGGDGGTGGTGGAGAAGAAGGGGGQGGTGGYGLPGMVKLHGSVVVAGAASLRGANALNGDPDRNGGYTVISNMNETARALHAPVKATAALVGGATAHDALLKALNPYVGGKTPVIPELDGGPGSRGWLAPGYWNDGQEAPLFNAGNGLEFRVLRVADGSSPFDGFDQVFIRNTNAAGNIENVSIIVGVNVAMLIDGELHTAGVLEPGQTWSTTVPAGAYVNVPGASGDPGDGPTAQFIATPTSGARNLVVQFVDQSTPGTEPVTSWLWNFNDGYTSTEQNPVHTFTSAGVYTVSLTVQTSVGISIETKGNYITVTDPVGPTALFTSGPTSIKTGETVYFGDHSLPGSTPITAWAWNFGDGQTGTDQSPSHAYTAAGVYTVTLTVTTAAGTDDEVKTDLITVSDPNGPVVDFTASPTLTVTGTPIQFADLTLPGDAPLASWQWDFGDGAQSLVKSPVYAYPAPGVYSVTVTVTDTNGLTGVLAKPDFIVVSAPNGPTADFAAAPTSGLAPLTTQFVDLSLPGGAPITTWEWVFGDGQTSSLPAPEHTYAAAGAYSVSLTVTTAIGSSSVTKPNFVVVTAPGGPTADFTAYPTTGKGPLTVQFANLSTAGSAGITQWAWTFGDGQTSTEQSPRHTYAAQGSFPVTLTVTDANSNTSQVTKVNYVVVAAPTTLTAAFTSDVTSGTAPLTVMFTDQSIAGAQPITGWLWNFGDGETSTVQNPVHIYTESGNYTVTLTVSSATGSDAETKPAHISVGQGVPAAGAAGLLAAAAALGLLGARGLRGRRKK